A window of the Salegentibacter mishustinae genome harbors these coding sequences:
- a CDS encoding TIR domain-containing protein, producing the protein MLITKNHLNKFETSYFDLPLTRISNILLREAKNEKGTEKNLVTVFLSHKHNEEEILKKVIKLLENIGVDVYVDWQDDEMPKTTSGETAIKIKKKIIENKKFILLATKDAIDSKWCNWELGYGDSHKFSDDIAIMPIVEIDSTWPGNEYLQIYPVIKTEYNYSIGSYYVEFKNKKIDLEEWLKK; encoded by the coding sequence ATGCTTATAACAAAGAACCATTTAAACAAATTTGAAACTTCATATTTTGATTTACCACTTACAAGAATAAGTAATATTCTTCTTAGAGAGGCTAAAAATGAAAAAGGAACAGAAAAGAATTTGGTTACTGTATTTCTTTCTCATAAACATAATGAAGAAGAAATTTTAAAAAAGGTAATAAAACTTTTAGAAAATATTGGAGTAGATGTTTATGTTGATTGGCAAGATGATGAAATGCCAAAAACTACATCTGGTGAAACTGCGATAAAAATAAAAAAGAAAATAATCGAGAATAAAAAGTTTATCCTTCTCGCTACTAAAGATGCAATAGATTCAAAATGGTGCAATTGGGAATTAGGTTATGGAGATTCTCATAAATTCTCGGATGATATTGCAATAATGCCAATTGTTGAAATTGATAGCACCTGGCCTGGAAATGAATACCTGCAAATTTATCCAGTTATAAAAACAGAATATAATTATTCAATCGGAAGCTATTACGTAGAGTTTAAGAATAAAAAAATTGATTTAGAAGAATGGCTAAAGAAATAA
- a CDS encoding ABC transporter ATP-binding protein: MVNITNLHKKFGPLVVLNGLNLKTPESGIVAVLGPNGSGKTTLIKSILGMVVPQKGEIQINGERVKKHWNYRKNIDYLPQIANFPGNLKVQELIDMIKDLRGKEARDQELIDLFKLEPFLEKKLSNLSGGSKQKVNLVLCFMFDSPLIILDEPTSGLDPVSLIRLRKLIQREKEKGKTILITSHIMNFVEEISDRIVFLLEGQIYFNGTVEELKTSTGEKDFEHAIANILTENHA; encoded by the coding sequence ATGGTAAATATTACAAACCTCCATAAAAAATTTGGTCCGCTGGTTGTGCTAAACGGACTTAACCTTAAGACCCCCGAAAGCGGAATTGTAGCGGTATTGGGGCCAAACGGTTCCGGGAAAACCACGCTTATAAAAAGTATCCTTGGGATGGTAGTACCCCAAAAGGGAGAAATTCAAATTAACGGGGAAAGGGTAAAAAAACACTGGAATTACCGAAAAAATATAGATTACCTGCCGCAAATAGCAAATTTTCCCGGCAATTTAAAGGTACAGGAGCTTATTGATATGATTAAAGATCTGCGTGGTAAAGAAGCGCGCGACCAGGAGCTGATAGATCTTTTTAAGCTGGAACCATTTCTGGAAAAAAAGCTCAGTAATCTTTCAGGAGGAAGTAAACAGAAGGTAAATCTTGTCTTATGTTTTATGTTCGATAGTCCGTTAATTATTCTTGATGAGCCAACCTCAGGCCTGGATCCTGTTTCGCTTATACGCCTGCGAAAACTTATTCAGCGGGAAAAAGAGAAAGGGAAGACCATTCTTATCACTTCGCATATTATGAATTTTGTGGAAGAAATATCAGACAGAATTGTATTTCTTCTGGAAGGTCAAATCTATTTCAACGGAACGGTAGAGGAGCTTAAAACTTCTACAGGCGAAAAGGATTTTGAACATGCCATTGCCAACATCTTAACCGAGAACCATGCTTAA
- a CDS encoding ABC transporter permease, with translation MLKILKYSFYDLSRSLWSYVYFFFYLLLGVVLLFLNNDLSNAVITLMNVIIILVPLIGTIFGVMYFYNSREFTELLLAQPVRRSSIFLGQYLGVAISLSASLILGLGLPFIIYGLFQSGAIWDFASLLVSGVFLTFIFTALAFNIALSHENKIKGFGLAILLWLFLAVVYDGLFLLSLVYFQDYPLDKFSLVASMLNPIDLSRILILLKLDISALLGYTGAVFKQFFGTGLGALTSIAVLSLWVILPVWRIKYISAKKDF, from the coding sequence ATGCTTAAAATATTAAAATATAGTTTTTACGACCTTTCGCGTAGCCTCTGGAGTTACGTCTACTTCTTTTTTTACTTGCTTTTGGGAGTAGTCTTGTTGTTTTTAAACAACGACCTTTCTAATGCGGTAATTACTTTAATGAACGTGATCATTATTCTGGTGCCTCTTATTGGGACCATCTTTGGAGTGATGTACTTTTATAATTCGCGGGAATTCACAGAGCTACTCCTGGCGCAACCGGTAAGAAGAAGTTCTATTTTTCTAGGGCAATACCTAGGCGTGGCTATATCTTTATCGGCCAGTCTTATTCTTGGATTAGGCTTGCCTTTTATTATCTACGGTTTATTCCAGTCGGGGGCAATTTGGGATTTCGCTTCTCTTTTGGTTTCCGGGGTATTTCTCACTTTTATTTTTACCGCTTTGGCTTTTAATATCGCTTTATCTCATGAGAATAAAATAAAAGGCTTTGGCCTGGCGATCTTGCTTTGGCTTTTCCTGGCTGTGGTGTACGACGGACTCTTCTTACTGTCGCTGGTTTATTTTCAGGATTACCCGCTGGATAAATTCTCCCTGGTGGCAAGTATGCTGAATCCTATAGATCTTTCCAGGATACTCATTTTGCTGAAATTAGATATTTCTGCTTTGCTGGGTTATACCGGCGCTGTATTTAAACAGTTTTTTGGAACAGGTCTGGGCGCGTTAACCTCGATTGCAGTGCTGAGCTTATGGGTGATACTTCCTGTTTGGAGAATAAAATATATTTCAGCTAAAAAAGATTTTTAA
- a CDS encoding universal stress protein, with protein sequence MEKKILIPSNFTKHAWNTLVYALNLYKSVPCTFYILNAYKIPTRISLNRNQSAELEAAKAESEKGLHKIMQGLNFRKENEKHTFETISRNKDLADAIQETVDTHKIDLILMVSRGENVSINAAFENEISEVIQKVEDCPFLVLPEQMQDLPETKREIVFPTNYKFPFKNKEVAALIDMANNLNASIRILYIDSDGRPLSKEQEQNMDMLKTYFTEVDFSFHKLTQTTVTTGIHLFIESRESSFLALYKRKQGFFSKLFSQRFKEEIDFNPKVPVLILKELE encoded by the coding sequence ATGGAGAAAAAAATACTCATACCTTCCAATTTTACCAAACACGCCTGGAATACCCTCGTTTATGCTTTAAACCTTTATAAAAGTGTGCCCTGTACCTTTTATATTCTAAATGCTTATAAAATACCTACGAGAATTTCCCTGAACCGAAATCAAAGTGCCGAACTGGAAGCCGCAAAAGCCGAATCTGAAAAAGGCTTGCATAAGATCATGCAGGGTTTAAATTTTAGAAAAGAAAACGAGAAGCATACTTTTGAAACTATTTCCCGCAATAAAGACCTTGCTGATGCCATTCAGGAAACCGTAGACACCCATAAAATAGACCTGATCTTGATGGTTTCACGGGGAGAAAATGTTTCGATTAACGCCGCTTTTGAAAACGAAATTTCAGAGGTAATTCAAAAGGTAGAAGATTGTCCTTTTTTGGTGCTACCCGAGCAAATGCAGGATCTGCCGGAAACGAAACGGGAAATTGTTTTTCCTACCAATTATAAATTTCCGTTTAAAAATAAAGAGGTGGCTGCACTTATAGATATGGCCAATAATTTAAATGCAAGCATCAGGATTCTTTATATTGACAGCGATGGGAGACCGCTTAGCAAAGAGCAGGAACAAAATATGGACATGCTAAAAACTTACTTTACCGAAGTAGATTTCAGCTTCCATAAACTCACGCAAACTACCGTTACTACCGGAATTCATCTATTTATTGAAAGCAGGGAAAGTAGTTTCCTGGCCCTTTATAAACGCAAACAGGGCTTTTTTAGCAAACTCTTCTCACAAAGGTTTAAAGAGGAAATTGATTTTAATCCGAAGGTACCGGTATTGATCTTAAAGGAACTGGAATAA
- a CDS encoding ion channel: MSYLLVPLGIFILLIVLIDIFKTILYINGGGRLSSFTARKIWWVYFKLARGNGRSPILNFAGGTILMGLVGMWIFLIWTGYSLIYLSDPGSVVDSATGQNADIIGNIYYVGYTLTSLGNGDFQSGSDIWRIVSNIMGVNSMIFISLGISYLLPVLQAVVDKRTLAVYIYQLGKTPEEIIENGYDGEDFTPLYSRFQNLETMLLKHGEHHLAYPILHYFHTNKRSHSTRLNLAILDEALNIQDAYKLDKSANAYTWGVLRGAMDNLAVRLAEGYSSIANDPPDFNYFDSLPGQLKENFEEDPGIPSDENFSKRRGRLLGYIKKAGWDWEDVVEAK; the protein is encoded by the coding sequence ATGAGTTATCTGCTGGTTCCTTTAGGGATATTTATCCTTCTAATTGTCCTAATAGACATCTTTAAAACTATTCTTTATATAAACGGTGGCGGAAGGTTATCTTCCTTTACCGCCAGGAAGATCTGGTGGGTTTATTTCAAACTAGCCCGTGGAAATGGCAGATCGCCCATCTTAAATTTCGCCGGCGGTACCATTTTAATGGGGCTGGTTGGTATGTGGATCTTTCTTATTTGGACGGGCTACAGCTTGATCTATCTTTCAGATCCCGGCTCTGTGGTAGATAGCGCTACTGGCCAAAATGCCGATATTATCGGAAATATTTATTATGTAGGTTATACGCTTACTTCTTTAGGAAATGGAGATTTCCAATCGGGGTCAGATATTTGGCGCATTGTTTCCAATATTATGGGAGTGAACAGTATGATCTTTATAAGTTTGGGAATTTCATATTTACTTCCCGTACTCCAGGCGGTTGTAGACAAAAGAACCCTGGCTGTTTATATTTATCAATTAGGAAAAACCCCAGAAGAAATTATTGAAAATGGATATGATGGCGAAGACTTTACCCCGCTATACTCCCGCTTTCAGAATTTAGAAACTATGTTATTGAAACACGGGGAGCATCACCTTGCCTACCCTATTCTGCATTATTTTCACACCAATAAAAGATCACATTCCACCCGGTTAAATCTCGCCATTTTAGATGAAGCTTTAAATATTCAGGACGCCTATAAATTAGATAAATCGGCAAATGCTTACACCTGGGGCGTGTTAAGAGGCGCTATGGATAATCTTGCGGTGAGACTGGCTGAAGGTTATTCCTCTATTGCCAATGATCCGCCAGATTTTAATTATTTTGATAGCCTGCCGGGTCAATTAAAAGAAAATTTTGAAGAAGACCCCGGGATACCCAGTGATGAGAATTTTAGTAAACGTCGCGGAAGATTATTAGGTTACATCAAAAAAGCCGGCTGGGATTGGGAAGATGTGGTTGAGGCTAAGTAA
- a CDS encoding exonuclease domain-containing protein has product MKDVKFAITDIETTGGGIKGNKITEICVLVVQNGEVIDEYTSLVNPGTEIPLYIETLTNINDEMLVDAPKFAEIAPEIQKITKDCVFVAHNVNFDYNIIKAEFGSLDMSFQRKRLCTVRLAKKLIPGLFSYSLGNICTSINIPHYDRHRAKGDCEATVTLFQRCLALDPEYEIFEKMLNQKTAASYLPPNFKNSDFEKLPTSTGVYFFKDKDGIPIYIGKAKNIKSRVKSHFQERSNRKYKMMQATYSIDYELTGSEVLALLRESALILKYFPEFNKAQKKVSRPYTLTSYHNQKGIEQFVIHKNKVSPVSWMKFYTREEAVKFLEFLCQKFELCPRYCGLQTGVDHCSHYKIKDCSGMCKGEIEQYEYNHRVSKAVDYIQQYENSCLLVEKGRSKAEKSFIYLKKGRYAGYGYVENSDDFNVDQFEDYLIPQQNSSYADRIVNKYLSTKKNLTRLELNQVEEVEERETEEWFG; this is encoded by the coding sequence ATGAAAGATGTCAAATTTGCGATAACCGATATTGAAACCACGGGCGGCGGCATTAAAGGCAATAAAATTACCGAAATTTGTGTGCTGGTGGTTCAAAATGGAGAAGTGATAGACGAATACACTTCCCTGGTAAATCCCGGGACCGAGATTCCGCTGTACATTGAAACGCTTACCAATATTAACGACGAGATGCTTGTTGATGCCCCTAAATTCGCAGAGATAGCTCCAGAAATTCAAAAGATCACCAAAGATTGTGTGTTTGTGGCGCACAATGTAAATTTCGATTATAATATTATTAAAGCCGAGTTTGGGAGCTTAGATATGAGCTTTCAGCGAAAACGCCTTTGTACGGTTAGGCTGGCTAAAAAGCTTATTCCGGGGCTGTTTTCGTATAGCCTTGGCAATATTTGTACTTCCATCAATATTCCGCATTACGACAGGCACCGTGCAAAAGGAGATTGTGAAGCCACGGTGACGCTTTTTCAACGTTGTTTAGCCCTGGATCCAGAATACGAGATATTCGAAAAAATGCTAAATCAGAAAACCGCGGCCTCGTACCTGCCACCAAATTTTAAAAATTCAGATTTCGAAAAATTGCCTACTTCCACCGGAGTATATTTCTTTAAGGATAAAGATGGCATCCCAATTTATATTGGCAAGGCCAAAAATATAAAGAGCAGGGTAAAATCTCATTTCCAGGAAAGATCTAACCGCAAATATAAAATGATGCAGGCCACGTATAGTATAGACTACGAGCTTACCGGAAGCGAAGTGCTTGCTTTGTTGCGGGAATCGGCCTTAATCCTAAAATATTTCCCGGAATTCAATAAAGCACAGAAGAAGGTGAGTCGGCCATATACCCTAACCTCCTATCACAACCAAAAAGGTATCGAGCAGTTTGTAATTCATAAAAATAAGGTTTCGCCGGTAAGCTGGATGAAATTCTATACCCGGGAAGAAGCCGTAAAGTTCCTGGAGTTTCTTTGCCAAAAATTTGAGCTATGCCCCAGGTATTGCGGCTTGCAAACCGGCGTAGATCATTGCAGCCATTATAAGATTAAAGACTGCAGCGGGATGTGTAAAGGAGAAATAGAGCAGTACGAATATAACCACCGGGTTTCTAAAGCGGTAGATTATATCCAGCAATATGAAAATTCGTGCCTGCTGGTGGAAAAAGGAAGATCCAAAGCCGAAAAATCTTTTATTTACCTGAAAAAAGGCCGCTATGCCGGTTACGGTTATGTAGAAAATTCAGATGATTTTAATGTAGATCAATTTGAGGATTACCTGATTCCGCAGCAAAATTCGAGCTATGCTGACAGGATCGTGAATAAGTATTTAAGTACTAAAAAGAATCTAACAAGGTTGGAACTTAACCAGGTTGAAGAAGTGGAAGAAAGAGAAACAGAAGAGTGGTTTGGATGA
- a CDS encoding dipeptidase, whose protein sequence is MKDIKKYVEENKERFLGELIDLLKIPSISADSNYKDSMIKTAEAVKKNLLEAGCDSAEICETPGHPVVYGEKIIDKNLPTVLVYGHYDVQPPDPLDLWNSPPFEPVIKETEIHPEGAIYARGACDDKGQMFMHVKALEYMTKNNELPCNVKFMIEGEEEVGSEHLGWFIENNKEKLANDVILISDTGMIAKDTPSITTGLRGLSYVEVEVTGPNRDLHSGLYGGAVANPINILSKMIASLTDENNHITIPGFYDKVEELSKEERAKMAEAPYDEEAYKKKIDIDDVYGEAGYSTLERASIRPTLDVNGMWGGYIGEGAKTVLPSKAYAKISMRLVPNQDWKEITQLFKKHFESIAPEAVTVEVKPHHGGQGYVTPIDNIGYQAASKAYEASFGKTPIPQRSGGSIPIVSLFEKELKSKIILMGFGFDTDAIHSPNEHFGVWNYLKGIETIPWFYKYFTEMSKE, encoded by the coding sequence ATGAAGGATATTAAAAAATATGTTGAGGAAAATAAAGAAAGATTCCTTGGCGAACTCATTGATTTACTGAAAATTCCATCCATAAGCGCCGATTCTAATTACAAGGATTCCATGATAAAAACCGCAGAAGCGGTGAAAAAAAATTTATTGGAAGCCGGGTGTGATTCCGCCGAAATTTGTGAAACTCCGGGTCATCCTGTTGTTTATGGAGAAAAAATAATAGATAAAAACCTGCCTACCGTTTTAGTTTACGGTCATTACGATGTGCAACCACCAGATCCTTTAGATCTTTGGAACTCCCCACCTTTTGAACCGGTAATTAAAGAAACCGAAATTCATCCTGAAGGTGCTATTTATGCCCGTGGCGCCTGTGACGACAAAGGCCAGATGTTTATGCACGTAAAAGCGTTGGAATATATGACCAAAAACAATGAGCTTCCCTGCAACGTGAAATTTATGATTGAAGGTGAAGAAGAAGTTGGCAGCGAACACCTGGGCTGGTTTATAGAAAACAACAAAGAAAAACTTGCCAACGATGTGATCCTTATTTCAGATACCGGGATGATCGCTAAAGACACCCCTTCTATCACCACGGGACTTCGCGGACTTTCCTATGTGGAAGTTGAAGTTACCGGGCCAAATAGAGACCTGCATTCTGGTTTATATGGTGGCGCTGTGGCAAATCCTATTAACATTCTTAGTAAAATGATCGCATCTTTAACCGATGAAAATAATCATATAACTATTCCCGGTTTTTATGATAAGGTTGAAGAATTAAGCAAAGAAGAACGCGCTAAAATGGCGGAAGCTCCTTACGATGAAGAAGCTTACAAGAAAAAAATTGATATTGATGATGTTTATGGAGAAGCCGGTTATTCTACTTTAGAGAGAGCCTCTATTCGCCCAACTTTAGATGTAAACGGAATGTGGGGTGGTTATATTGGGGAAGGCGCAAAAACCGTACTTCCTTCAAAGGCTTACGCAAAGATTTCTATGCGATTGGTACCCAACCAGGATTGGAAAGAAATCACCCAGCTCTTTAAAAAACATTTTGAAAGCATTGCGCCAGAGGCGGTAACCGTTGAGGTAAAACCTCATCACGGCGGCCAGGGTTATGTAACTCCAATAGATAATATTGGCTACCAGGCAGCGAGTAAAGCTTATGAAGCCTCTTTTGGAAAAACCCCAATTCCGCAGCGTAGTGGTGGGAGTATTCCTATAGTCTCGCTTTTTGAGAAAGAACTAAAAAGTAAGATCATTTTAATGGGCTTTGGTTTTGATACTGATGCCATCCACTCCCCTAACGAACATTTTGGCGTTTGGAATTATTTAAAAGGCATAGAAACTATCCCCTGGTTTTATAAATATTTCACCGAGATGAGCAAGGAGTAG
- a CDS encoding M23 family metallopeptidase, whose protein sequence is MKKQFSIFVALLLTISNYANNKVKIYYEKTDSGYSMYADNGEYCPATVKIHFEATNLDISGGNNQFYLIDPLKQKQLLTHLTVKDARKGYNFKYTYESNLGDHNLEEFDSEYIYDLPFSKTNSFTVQQGYNGDFSHQDQNALDFKMPVGTEIKAVRDGVVINVKDENSKNCGEESCKKYNNFITIYHSDGTFAEYTHIKKGGANVKIGDSITKGSTIAYSGNVGWSTNPHLHLVIYLQKLQSRETLKTKFKVNDGDKSQYLVRNETYIRNY, encoded by the coding sequence ATGAAAAAACAATTCTCAATATTTGTAGCCTTGTTATTAACCATTTCTAATTACGCCAATAACAAGGTTAAGATTTACTATGAAAAAACTGATTCCGGATATAGTATGTACGCAGACAATGGAGAATATTGCCCGGCAACAGTAAAGATTCACTTTGAAGCAACAAATTTGGATATTTCAGGTGGAAACAATCAATTTTATTTAATCGATCCATTAAAACAAAAACAGTTGCTGACTCATCTAACTGTAAAAGATGCTCGAAAAGGATACAATTTTAAGTATACATATGAATCAAATTTAGGAGATCATAACCTGGAAGAGTTCGATTCAGAATATATATACGACTTACCATTTTCCAAAACCAATTCATTTACCGTACAACAAGGGTACAATGGCGATTTTTCTCATCAAGATCAGAATGCATTAGATTTTAAGATGCCTGTTGGCACAGAAATTAAAGCCGTTAGAGATGGTGTGGTAATTAATGTGAAAGATGAAAATTCAAAAAACTGTGGTGAAGAATCTTGTAAGAAGTACAATAACTTTATAACTATATATCATTCTGACGGGACATTTGCTGAGTACACACATATTAAAAAAGGTGGGGCAAATGTAAAAATAGGTGATAGCATAACAAAAGGAAGTACAATTGCTTATAGCGGTAATGTAGGTTGGAGTACAAATCCTCACCTACACTTGGTGATATATTTACAAAAATTACAAAGTAGAGAAACTCTTAAGACAAAATTCAAAGTAAATGATGGTGACAAATCACAATATTTAGTTAGAAATGAAACATACATTAGAAACTACTAA
- a CDS encoding DUF1801 domain-containing protein — MDLNASSVEDYISKVPEDKRSAIIRLREIIRENIPKGFTETLNYGMIGYVVPHSIYPGGYHVDPKLPLPFINIAAQKNFIALYHHGVYANPDLLQWFKEEYAKLPLNKLDMGKSCIRFKNPEKIPFELIGTLVSKITVQDWIDLYESQLR; from the coding sequence ATGGACCTCAACGCCAGTTCTGTTGAAGATTATATCTCGAAAGTTCCGGAAGATAAAAGATCGGCCATCATCAGGCTTCGGGAAATAATTAGGGAAAACATTCCAAAAGGTTTTACAGAAACTTTAAACTACGGAATGATTGGCTATGTAGTTCCTCACAGCATTTATCCCGGCGGATACCACGTGGACCCTAAATTACCTTTGCCTTTTATCAACATTGCTGCGCAAAAGAACTTTATTGCGCTTTATCACCATGGAGTATATGCTAATCCCGACTTGCTGCAGTGGTTTAAAGAGGAATATGCAAAATTACCCCTCAACAAACTGGATATGGGAAAAAGCTGCATCAGGTTTAAAAACCCGGAAAAAATCCCCTTCGAATTAATTGGAACACTGGTTTCAAAAATTACCGTGCAGGATTGGATTGATCTCTACGAAAGCCAATTACGGTAA
- the ric gene encoding iron-sulfur cluster repair di-iron protein encodes MNAGTGKTVADYVTENIKNAHLFKKRGIDFCCGGGISLAEAAAKANVSLEILERELQETDSAISPGYDYRNWKLDFLTDHIINVHHQYVQENIPLLIQYAAKVAKVHGGQRKELFDIQQLFTEVAQELSAHLKKEELILFPFIKKMLRAKEEGTPAPQPHFGKIDDPIEMMEAEHDEAGAIFKQIAKLSDNYTCPDWACNTYRAFYAKLEEFENDLHHHVHLENNILFPKAIELERSLNN; translated from the coding sequence ATGAATGCAGGAACTGGTAAAACCGTAGCCGATTACGTTACCGAAAATATTAAAAACGCGCATCTATTTAAAAAACGCGGCATCGATTTTTGTTGTGGCGGAGGAATTAGCTTAGCTGAAGCTGCGGCGAAAGCTAATGTGAGCTTAGAAATACTGGAAAGAGAATTACAGGAAACAGATTCGGCTATTAGCCCCGGTTATGATTATAGAAACTGGAAACTGGACTTCTTAACTGACCATATTATAAACGTACATCACCAGTATGTGCAGGAAAATATCCCGTTGCTTATTCAATATGCCGCAAAAGTGGCTAAAGTACACGGAGGCCAGAGAAAAGAACTATTTGATATCCAGCAATTATTTACCGAGGTAGCCCAGGAATTAAGCGCCCACCTAAAGAAAGAAGAACTTATTCTGTTTCCATTTATCAAAAAAATGCTAAGAGCGAAGGAAGAAGGTACTCCTGCACCACAACCGCATTTCGGGAAAATTGACGATCCAATTGAAATGATGGAGGCTGAACACGACGAAGCCGGCGCCATTTTTAAACAAATTGCTAAGCTAAGTGATAATTATACCTGCCCCGACTGGGCTTGCAATACTTATAGGGCGTTTTATGCAAAATTGGAAGAGTTTGAAAACGATCTGCACCATCACGTACATCTAGAAAACAACATTCTTTTTCCAAAGGCAATTGAACTTGAGCGCAGTTTAAACAATTAG
- a CDS encoding nitrous oxide reductase family maturation protein NosD: MKTIQAAVDMAEDGDILRIKSGTYKEHDISIIDKSLTIIGEGFPVIDAEMEGTAVSVRAENFSIEGLKIINVGRSHTNDFAGILVSNAKNFEIKNNRLDQVFFGILLERSSEGTVSGNIITSNAESQSTSGNGVHIWKSEEITVKNNEVIGLRDGIYLEFVNNSEIINNLCKDNLRYGLHFMFSDHDLYKGNIFENNGAGVAVMYSKFIDMQDNQFRKNWGSASYGLLLKEINDSELKNNIFEDNTIAISADNTNRIDYIENDFRNNGYAIRIRGAVYDNNFKRNNFLYNSFDVAYTGRLNNNKFTNNYWSGYSGYDLNRDGIGDVPFRPVTLFSYLVNKTPEAIVLLRSTFIDLLDFSEKVSPIFTPADLIDAQPQMKRIQW; the protein is encoded by the coding sequence GTGAAGACTATTCAGGCTGCTGTAGATATGGCCGAAGATGGTGATATTCTCAGGATTAAAAGCGGGACTTATAAAGAACACGACATAAGCATTATCGATAAATCCCTTACTATAATAGGCGAGGGGTTTCCGGTGATAGACGCTGAAATGGAAGGGACCGCCGTAAGTGTAAGAGCAGAAAATTTTTCGATTGAAGGTTTGAAAATTATAAACGTGGGTAGAAGTCATACCAACGACTTTGCGGGGATCCTGGTTTCAAACGCTAAAAATTTTGAGATAAAGAACAACAGGCTGGATCAGGTGTTTTTTGGGATTCTTTTAGAAAGATCGTCAGAAGGAACAGTTTCAGGAAATATTATTACTAGTAATGCTGAAAGCCAATCTACTTCGGGTAATGGTGTACATATCTGGAAATCGGAAGAAATTACTGTAAAGAATAACGAAGTAATTGGTCTTAGAGATGGCATTTACCTGGAGTTTGTAAATAATTCAGAGATCATCAATAACCTATGCAAAGACAATTTACGTTACGGCCTGCATTTTATGTTTTCAGATCACGATCTATATAAGGGCAATATTTTTGAAAACAATGGAGCCGGTGTAGCTGTAATGTATTCCAAATTTATTGATATGCAGGATAACCAGTTCAGGAAAAACTGGGGGAGCGCTTCCTACGGACTTCTGCTAAAAGAAATAAACGATTCAGAATTAAAGAATAATATTTTTGAAGATAACACTATAGCGATTAGTGCCGATAATACGAACCGCATAGATTATATAGAAAACGATTTTAGGAATAATGGTTACGCGATAAGAATTCGGGGTGCTGTTTATGATAACAATTTTAAACGCAATAATTTTTTATACAATTCTTTTGATGTAGCCTATACCGGGAGACTCAATAACAATAAGTTCACCAATAATTACTGGAGCGGTTATTCCGGCTACGATTTAAATAGAGATGGAATTGGAGATGTGCCTTTTAGACCGGTGACGCTATTTTCCTACCTCGTGAACAAAACCCCGGAAGCGATAGTGCTATTAAGAAGTACGTTTATAGATCTGCTGGATTTTTCAGAGAAAGTTTCTCCAATTTTTACGCCGGCCGATCTTATTGATGCTCAACCCCAAATGAAAAGAATCCAATGGTAA
- a CDS encoding Crp/Fnr family transcriptional regulator, with product MIEERILLDFGASKEIYHKGDQLFGEGEIALNFFQIISGEIKMNNYNADGKEFIQGLFVDGQSFGEPPLLADVKYPANAEAIKTSEVLKLPKLNFLELLTKHPETHLKLTRTLAKRLFYKAIMVSEISSQDPEHRIIRILDYLKRYVHHIEGEFKFKVNLTRQQIADLTGLRVETVIRAMKGLEKKGEIRIKSGKVYR from the coding sequence ATGATTGAAGAACGTATTTTGCTGGATTTTGGAGCTTCGAAGGAAATTTACCATAAAGGAGACCAGCTTTTTGGGGAAGGCGAAATTGCTCTTAATTTCTTTCAAATTATTTCCGGAGAGATCAAGATGAATAATTATAATGCCGATGGCAAGGAATTTATACAGGGTTTATTTGTAGACGGGCAGAGTTTTGGCGAACCACCCTTGCTGGCCGACGTAAAATATCCTGCAAATGCCGAGGCTATAAAAACTTCAGAAGTATTAAAACTACCAAAACTCAACTTTTTAGAACTGCTCACCAAACATCCTGAAACGCATTTAAAACTCACTCGAACCCTTGCAAAAAGGCTTTTTTATAAAGCGATTATGGTTTCTGAAATTTCGAGTCAGGATCCGGAACATCGAATTATAAGGATCCTGGATTACCTAAAACGATACGTACATCACATTGAAGGTGAATTTAAATTTAAAGTAAACCTCACCCGTCAGCAAATAGCCGATCTAACCGGGCTACGGGTAGAAACGGTAATAAGGGCTATGAAAGGCCTGGAAAAGAAAGGCGAAATAAGAATTAAAAGCGGAAAAGTATATCGCTAA